The Neorhodopirellula lusitana genome contains a region encoding:
- a CDS encoding DUF4272 domain-containing protein, translating to MAILVNAYCTHRSPAMMEFPHSNLQMRDRSDPELPKHLQDFIGFLMQGGEREMTQSLYAVYRHLQRVQNQASFEVEGENIEAISTWAIQSNAILFLPDGSVRDPCGKVLVDPDTGEAEDRATVPYLDGAVQRKSRTMDQLAQRSIHVAENLPPAVGEGEVELRSAEDVAWRSIGLLIAAVRAESVASEEPIAVDELRARAPLAFKAFTPAESEFVQDTNPDNQTVVNFAWRYESLFVLQWALGLHAALPFPDKICDVPGVARCMLPKNHGEILRQAKLRSTAEILDALDFNYRLLWSVRDAGLNKTEPPAGIDPGVVSERQHALNWLVRFEDSDWDHVDTPS from the coding sequence ATGGCTATTCTTGTAAACGCATACTGCACTCACCGGTCGCCTGCGATGATGGAGTTCCCCCACTCGAATCTGCAGATGCGAGATCGTTCGGATCCAGAACTGCCTAAGCATCTGCAGGATTTCATCGGATTTCTCATGCAGGGTGGTGAGCGTGAAATGACTCAATCCTTGTATGCCGTTTATCGTCATCTGCAACGCGTGCAAAACCAGGCTTCGTTCGAGGTCGAGGGTGAAAATATCGAAGCGATTTCGACTTGGGCGATACAGTCCAATGCGATCCTGTTTTTGCCAGATGGTTCAGTTCGTGATCCCTGTGGAAAGGTCTTGGTTGATCCTGACACTGGCGAGGCCGAGGATCGAGCGACCGTTCCGTACCTCGACGGGGCCGTCCAACGCAAATCGCGAACAATGGACCAACTTGCTCAACGCAGCATTCACGTGGCTGAGAATTTGCCGCCTGCGGTCGGTGAAGGTGAGGTCGAGCTTCGCAGTGCCGAGGATGTGGCATGGCGTTCGATTGGCCTGTTGATCGCCGCCGTTCGGGCTGAGTCCGTTGCGTCGGAAGAGCCGATTGCGGTTGACGAACTGCGAGCTCGTGCGCCACTCGCCTTCAAGGCGTTCACGCCAGCGGAAAGTGAGTTTGTTCAGGACACCAACCCCGACAATCAGACCGTTGTCAATTTTGCTTGGCGCTATGAGTCATTGTTTGTCTTGCAGTGGGCCTTGGGATTGCACGCGGCGTTGCCGTTTCCTGACAAAATCTGTGACGTTCCTGGTGTTGCCCGGTGCATGCTGCCCAAGAACCACGGCGAAATTCTGCGACAGGCTAAGCTTCGAAGCACCGCTGAGATCCTGGACGCACTGGACTTCAACTATCGACTGTTGTGGTCGGTACGGGATGCGGGCCTCAATAAAACGGAGCCACCTGCGGGAATTGATCCTGGCGTCGTCAGCGAACGCCAACATGCGTTGAACTGGTTGGTCCGGTTTGAAGATTCTGATTGGGACCATGTGGACACGCCCAGCTAA